A window from Suncus etruscus isolate mSunEtr1 chromosome 18, mSunEtr1.pri.cur, whole genome shotgun sequence encodes these proteins:
- the NHLRC1 gene encoding E3 ubiquitin-protein ligase NHLRC1 produces MGAEGAGSRRALRDLLQEAESSLLECQVCFERFDFAVARRPRSLPCGHVVCASCVDTLAHRGRAGAQLECPFCRGTCPVSGARDCLPVLQLLELLASSSQPVLHPRIACKSDPRVFGGWGTLVNPKGLALCPQTRRIWVLHEGQDKLKSFHFGGTHARQTTRGQGFLKYPLDVTICSKGHVVVTDAGDRAVKIFQAQSGCCQLVLGTQFSLPWGVAATPEDQILVTDAEAGTLQRLDVDFRTGVLQACIQLLGGLCGPRAVAVCASSGAVAVLECPLALQARNCNSSSTTLKVFDAQMQLLALLDTLGFSLFLPTQISMSAVAFDHQGNVVVAETRGPAVLCLGKPNDLPVLRPLVIQGLARPVALAFTKQDSLLVLDSETHSVKIYGMEDDDNGE; encoded by the coding sequence ATGGGCGCGGAAGGCGCGGGGAGCCGGCGGGCCTTGCGGGATCTGCTGCAAGAGGCGGAGAGCAGCCTGCTAGAGTGCCAGGTGTGCTTCGAGCGGTTCGATTTCGCCGTGGCAAGGCGGCCGCGCAGCCTGCCCTGTGGCCATGTGGTGTGTGCGTCCTGCGTGGACACCCTGGCGCATCGGGGGCGAGCAGGGGCGCAGCTCGAGTGTCCTTTCTGCAGGGGGACCTGCCCGGTTTCGGGGGCCCGCGATTGCCTGCCGGTGCTGCAACTCCTGGAGCTCCTGGCATCCTCCTCACAGCCGGTGCTGCACCCCCGGATTGCTTGCAAATCCGATCCACGCGTGTTCGGGGGCTGGGGGACTTTGGTGAACCCCAAGGGGTTGGCGCTGTGCCCCCAAACCAGGCGGATTTGGGTGTTGCATGAAGGCCAGGACAAACTCAAGAGTTTCCACTTTGGGGGGACCCACGCGCGACAAACCACGCGTGGACAGGGCTTCCTCAAATACCCTCTGGATGTCACTATCTGTAGCAAAGGCCACGTAGTGGTTACAGATGCGGGGGACCGAGCTGTCAAAATCTTTCAGGCCCAGAGTGGGTGCTGCCAGCTAGTGCTGGGCACCCAGTTCTCCCTGCCTTGGGGGGTGGCAGCCACCCCAGAGGATCAGATCCTGGTGACAGATGCAGAAGCGGGGACCCTACAGCGCCTGGATGTGGACTTCAGGACAGGGGTGCTCCAAGCTTGCATCCAGCTGCTGGGGGGCCTGTGTGGTCCCAGGGCTGTGGCTGTGTGTGCTAGCAGTGGGGCTGTGGCCGTGCTGGAGTGTCCCCTGGCCCTGCAGGCACGCAATTGCAACAGCAGTAGCACCACCTTGAAGGTGTTCGATGCCCAGATGCAACTTCTGGCCCTGCTGGACACTTTGGGGTTCAgtctcttcctccccacccagatCTCCATGTCTGCAGTGGCTTTTGACCATCAGGGGAACGTGGTGGTGGCTGAGACTCGAGGCCCTGCCGTGCTGTGCTTGGGAAAACCCAATGACTTGCCAGTCTTGAGGCCTCTGGTGATCCAGGGCCTGGCTCGTCCAGTGGCTTTGGCCTTCACCAAGCAGGATTCGCTTCTAGTCCTGGACAGCGAGACACATTCGGTGAAGATCTATGGGATGGAAGATGATGATAATGGAGAATGA